The sequence CCCTGCCAGCGCGGCGTGGCCCTCGCGGGTCGGGTGGACGTCGGGCCTCGCGGTGCCGGTCGGGCACATGAAGGTGTACGTGCACACCCGCGGCGCCCCGTCCGGTGCGGCCCCGGCGAAGACGCGCTGCCCGGAGACCACCGGCACCCCCTGCCGGGCGGCGACCGCGGCGAGGCGACGGTCCGCCTCCTCGAACAGCGCGGCGCTCGCGGGCCCGTCGGGGCAGCCTGCCCGTGACGCCGGGTAGGGGTCGTAGGGGCTCAGCACGACGAGGTCCCCGGTCCCCGCCAGCGCGTCCGACAGCTGCGACAGCACCGAGGCCATGGCCGTCTCGTAGGCGTCCAGGGCGGCCGGCGCCCCGGGCGAGACGTCGCAGCCGCCGGTGACGGCGAACAGGTCGTTCGCCCCCAGGTGGACCGTCACGGGGCTGACCTGCCCCGGGTGCGCGGCCAGGAAGGCCAGCGCCGCGGACAGCTGGCTCCCCTGCCGGGGGACCGCGGCGGTCTGCGGGTAGGGGCACCGGCCGGAGACGAAGGTGACCGTGGTCTCGCCGGCGCAGGCCAGCACGGTGAGCCGGGTCCCCGGCACGCCCGCGGCGTGCTGGTACGGGTAGGCGGCCCGCACGTCGCCGGACGGCGAGAAGCCCTGGGCGAGGGAGTCGCCGAGCGCGAGGTAGTGCTCCCGCGGCCCGACCCCCTGCGCACCGGTCACCCCGGTGCCGTCCGGGCTGTCGGTCCTCCCCGGCGCGTCCGCCCCGGGCGCCGCGGCCACCCCGGGCGGGCCCTGCGCCGTCGTCGGCAGGACGGGGACCGCGGTCAGGCCGGCGACGGTGAACCCGACCACCGCGGCCACGAGGACGGCCGCGGCGGCGAGGGGTCCCCGTGCGGCCATGCCCCGATGGTGCTGACCCGCCGTCCGCCGCGCCACCGGCGTGTGCCCCGGCGGCCGCGCAGGGCGGTCCGCCGGTGTCAGCGGTAGACCCGCACGTGGTCGACGAGCATGGTCGCGGGGAACGGCGTGGTGCTGTCGGGCGCGCCGGGCCAGCTGCCCCCCACGGCGACGTTGAGCAGCATGTGGTGGGGCCTGT is a genomic window of Aquipuribacter hungaricus containing:
- a CDS encoding SGNH/GDSL hydrolase family protein encodes the protein MAARGPLAAAAVLVAAVVGFTVAGLTAVPVLPTTAQGPPGVAAAPGADAPGRTDSPDGTGVTGAQGVGPREHYLALGDSLAQGFSPSGDVRAAYPYQHAAGVPGTRLTVLACAGETTVTFVSGRCPYPQTAAVPRQGSQLSAALAFLAAHPGQVSPVTVHLGANDLFAVTGGCDVSPGAPAALDAYETAMASVLSQLSDALAGTGDLVVLSPYDPYPASRAGCPDGPASAALFEEADRRLAAVAARQGVPVVSGQRVFAGAAPDGAPRVCTYTFMCPTGTARPDVHPTREGHAALAGALQEVLGY